GCGACCACCCGGAGACGGTGCGGCGGATGACGGAGATCATGCGCTCCGCCCACGTCCCCCTCTCCCGATAACGCCCCTCCGGCCTTTCTTATTATGTTATAATGGAATCCATCGATCCCCCCATAAAGAGGAACCGCCATGCACCGACGATTTTCAGCGTTGATCCCCCTCGGATCATTGATCTTGCTCCTCGCCGCGATCGCCGCGGCGGAGGGAAACGACTTTCCGGCGGTGGAGGCCGCGCCCGACTCGCCCCGCGACGCCATCCCGGTCGGCGACACGCTCACGCTGATCCAGAAACCTCTCCTGAACATCCCCGCGATGGTCGAGGCGGGGGACACGATGGAAATTTCCTGCGACGCCGATCCGGGCGCTTCCGGATGGTCCGCCCACCTTATCCGGAACGACTCCGCGATCCCGCTGTCGATCGCTTCCGCTTCTTATAGCGCATCCACGCTCTGGTGGACGCTCCAGGCCGTCCTTCCCGATCCGATCGACCTCGCCGGCATGTACGATCTGGCGGTGGACGGGAACGGCGCGGCGCCGGACACGACGCGAAACGCCGTCTGCGTCCTGAACGCCTACCGGAGCGATTTTTACTTCCTCCACATAGCCGATTCCCACCTCGTGACGCACAAATACTGGTACGAATCCGGCGCGGACACGGACACGACGGAGATGACCGACCTCCATGAGGTGATCGCCGACATCAACCTGATCCATCCGGAGTTCGTCCTCTTCACCGGCGACCTGATCAACGAGGGGGAGCTGGAGGACTACCTGGACAAGCGTTACTACACACGGACGCAGAAGATTCTCGGGACCTTCGACGTGCCGGTCTTCGTCATCTCCGGCAACCACGACATCGGCGGCTGGGACGACACGCCGCCGTCGGATGGGACGGCGCGACGCGACTGGTGGCGATTCTTCGGGTGGAAGCGGCTGAACGATCCCCCCGCCGGAGCGCCGGCGCGGACCCAGGATTACAGTTTCGACTACGGCCCGGTCCACTTCACCGGTCTCGAGTCGTACGTCAACTATGACAACTGGCGTTACTCGACCTACAAGTACTACAGCTTTACCAACGACCAGATGGAGTGGCTCGAGGACGACCTCGCCTCCTCCTCCGGAAGCGCGGCGCGGGTCCTCTTCTATCACATGGACTTCTCCGACCAGATCAACCTCTCCTCCCTCGGCGCCGACATGGCTCTCTATGGGCACATCCATAGGGACGAGGGAAGCATCACATCCCATCCTTATAACCTGGCGACGGACAACGTGTGCGACGGCGCCCGCGCCTACCGCCTGATCCGGTACACCGGCGGCGCGCTCCAGCCGACCGCCACCCTGAGCGCCGGATCCTCCGGCAATCA
This window of the Candidatus Eisenbacteria bacterium genome carries:
- a CDS encoding metallophosphoesterase — encoded protein: MHRRFSALIPLGSLILLLAAIAAAEGNDFPAVEAAPDSPRDAIPVGDTLTLIQKPLLNIPAMVEAGDTMEISCDADPGASGWSAHLIRNDSAIPLSIASASYSASTLWWTLQAVLPDPIDLAGMYDLAVDGNGAAPDTTRNAVCVLNAYRSDFYFLHIADSHLVTHKYWYESGADTDTTEMTDLHEVIADINLIHPEFVLFTGDLINEGELEDYLDKRYYTRTQKILGTFDVPVFVISGNHDIGGWDDTPPSDGTARRDWWRFFGWKRLNDPPAGAPARTQDYSFDYGPVHFTGLESYVNYDNWRYSTYKYYSFTNDQMEWLEDDLASSSGSAARVLFYHMDFSDQINLSSLGADMALYGHIHRDEGSITSHPYNLATDNVCDGARAYRLIRYTGGALQPTATLSAGSSGNQLRAQFSPPNDGTADSITCDVINNHHQGFENGRVRFYLSPGTAGVTVSGGTLVQTEDLGWATAADVAVDIPSTGTATVVAYANSTGVGGGDGGPPAALRLEANRPNPFNPTTTIRFHLPGPGRASLLVFNTLGQQVARLEGGAMDAGVHETTWDGRNDGGGLLPSGIYFARLTFEGASVTRKIVLAR